The genomic stretch CCCGGTGACGCGCGCCGCACCGCCGTCACCCCCGGCAGGGCGGAGCCCAGCAGGGGGGCCGGGCCGTGGATCACCTCGCCCTGCCGGTTGAGGATCAAGACCTCCACCGCTGGAGCGTTCCCCGTCAGGGCGAGGGCGTCGCGCTCTACGCTCTGCGCCCACCCCCAGCTCAAGTGCCCCCCCAGCACGCCCACCACCCGGCCGGCTGGATCGAGGATGGGGGCACTGATGTCGATGAACCGAAGGGGTTCCCCATTGGCCGGCTTCGGTAACACGGCGGCCAGCAGGAGCGCTGGATGCACGTCCTCGACGATCGGCCCGCGGCGGCCACGGAGGAACCATGGCCGCCGTGCGACGCTGACGCCCTCCAGCAGGCCTCCGGTCGCCGCGCGCACGTGTCCTGCCGCGTCGGTGACGCCAATCCACGCGAATTCGGGACTGGCCCCGCGCAGGTGCTCGAGCACGCGGCGCTGTTGCGCCGGGGTGCCGGAGTGCATCTCGATGAGCGACCGGGTCAGCAGGACGTCCTGATAGCGTTCCTCCATGGTGCGGTCGAGCGCTCGTGCAGCGACGACCGCGGCCTGGGTCAGGACGTGCCGTTGCTGGGCCTCGAGCCGGGCGGTCTCGGCGGGGACGATGACGGCGATCAGGAGCAGGGCACCGAGGGCGGCCAGCGCCGCGAAGGCCATCGCCAGCCGGTGGGCCAGGGACGGGACGGTGGTGCGCGGGTGACCAGCGGGTCGCGGCATGTCTCTCCAGGGTACTGGGCTGGTGGCCGGCGTCCGTCAGGAAATGTCACATCCGGGTGGGGGCATTCCGCACGGCCTCCGCACGGCGAACCGGTGAGCCCTTTTACGAATTGAAAAACCCGCTCCAGGCGGGGTTTTCTGTGGTGGGCGGTGAGGGATTTGAACCCCCGACCAATCGCTTGTAAGGCGAGCGCTCTACCGCTGAGCTAACCGCCCACGCGGCCTGACATGCTAGTGGCTGCGGGGCCGTCATGCAAGCAGGGACACGGTGGTTCACTCGGCAGCGCCGGGGATCACACGTCCGGAAGCGTGACCCCCCCGAGTTCGTCACTCAGCTGGGCACCCAGCGTCAACAGGGGGTGGTCACGGCCGGCCGGACCGACCAGCAGGACACCGGCGGGCGCGCCGTCCTGTGGCCGGGTGGGCAGGGCCAGGCTGGGATACCCGGCCTTGGCCGCCAGCGGGCAGCCATGGATCCCAGGGAACAGCACCACGTGAACGCCCGAGGCGAACAGCGGATCAAGGCCCCGGTCACGGCTGAGATCCAGGTCTCGGGCCCGAGAGCGGTGATGGTGCGCCTCGCTCGCATCGCCACGGGTGCCCTGGGCCGCGTGCAGGAGGGTCTGCCCGTACCGCAGGGCCGTGTCTGCAGCAGCGTCATTGCCGTCGATCACGGCCTGGAGGCTGCGGGGGCCGTCGGTCACGCCCCCCAGGTAGCCATTCAGGTCACGCTGGAACTCATAGACGAGGACATCAAGCATCCACCCGGCCGCGCCGAGTTCGGTGCGCGTGGGAAACGTCACGTCCTGCACCGTGGCTCCGGCCGCCTCCAGCGCGGCCACCGCCGCGTCCAGAGCCGTCTGATCGGCCGGAGACACGTGCGGTTCGTCGCGGATTACACCGACGACCGTGCCCGCCAGGGTGCCGGGCAGCGTGCCCGGAGTCGGCGCGGCCTGCGTGGCTGGATCGCGGTCGTCCAGCCCCTGGATCACGCCCAGGAGCAGGGCGGCGTCGCGGACGCTGCGGGTGATCGGGCCAGCCGTGTCCTGGGATGCGCTGATGGGAACTATTCCGGTGCGCGGCACCAGTCCCATGCTCGGCTTGAGCCCGACCACGCCGTTCTGGTGCGCGGGACTGACGATACTGCCGCTGGTCTCGGTGCCGATCGCGGCGGCGCACAGCCGGGCCGCCACTCCCACGCCGCTGCCGCTGCTGCTGCCACCGGTGTCCAGCCCGGCCCGCCACGGGTTCACGGTCTGCCCGCCGTGTGAGGAATACCCGTTGGCCATGCCGACCGTCATGAAATTGGCCCATTCGGTCAGGTTGGCCTTGCCCAGGATCACCGCACCGGCCGCCCGCAGCCGCGCAACCACCGGCGCGTCGTGCTGGGGGACATGCCGCGCCATCAGCACGCTGCCGGCCGTGGTGGGCAGCCCGGCCACATCGATGTTGTCCTTGATCAGCATCGGAACGCCGTGCAGGGGGCCGCGCTGCTCCGCCGGCAGGCGGTCGAGGTCGGCAGCGTCGGCCGCCGCCTGCGGGTTCACGGTGATGACAGCATGCAGGGACGGGTTGAGGCGCTCGATACGCCGCAGGTACACCTCGGTCGCGGTGGCCGCCGTGAAGTCGCCACGCTGGAGAGCCGCCGCGAGATCCGTCGCGTCGAGAGCCAGCACCACACCGGATTCGGGAGCAGAAGTCACCCCGGCACTGTAGATCAGCGCCGGGGGCGGGGGTGGGCCGGTGTCCCGGTGGCCGGATCGCTCAGGCCCGGACGAGGTACGCGCTCTCGATCACGTCGAGTTCGCGGATGGCCTGAAGCTGCTCGGCACTCAGGCTGTCGTCCAGGGTCAGGGTGAACAGGGCCTGACCGCCCTTCTGGGCGCGGCCCAGCGCCATGCCGGCGATGTTCACGCCCCACGTGCCCAGCAGGGTCGAGAGCTTGGCGACGGCGCCGGGCTTGTCCTCGTTGCTGGCGATCAGGATGTAGCCCTCGGGTTCCAGCTCCACGCGGAAGTCCCGCAGGCGGGTCAGGCGCGGGCTCTTGCCGAACACGGTGCCGCCCACCGTGCGGGTGCGGTCGCGGTCGCCGGCATGGCTGGTGACCTTCACGATCACCTCGGTCTGGTAATCCGGGCTGTCGGCCTGCTCGCGCACGGCGAGGTTCAGGCCACGCTCGCGGGCCAGCGCGCGGGCATTGATCATGTTCGGACGCTCGTCGGTGCTGCCGCTCAGGTAGCCGACCAGGGCGGAGGTGACCACCGGGGCAGGATCGGCCGGGAACTCGCCCCGGAACGTGACCTCGACGTCGTGGGCACCGGGGAGCAGCTGCGCCAGGATGCGGCCCAGCTTCTCGCCCAGGGTCAGGTAGCCGCCCAGCGCCTCCATGGTCTTGGCGTCCAGCGCGGGGGCGTTCACGGCTCCCTTGCTCACGTCACCCTTCAGGGCGTCGAGCACACGCGACACGATCTCCGCGCCGACGCGCTCCTGGGCCTCGCGGGTGTTGGCCCCCAGGTGGGCGGTGATGCCCAGGTTCGGGGCCTGGAGGAACACGTGATCCGGGGTGGGCGGTTCCTCGACGAACACGTCAACGCCCGCGCCGAAGAGGTGACCGGACTGGAGCGCGGCCACCAGGGCCCGCTCCTCGACGATGCCGCCCCGCGCCGCGTTCACGACGATGGCATCCTTCTTCAGCAGGGCCAGTTCCCGTTCGCCGATCATGCCGGTGGTTTCCTCGGTCAGGGGGGTGTGCACCGTCAGGAAATCCACCTGGGTCAGCAGCTCGTCCAGCGTGGCGGCGCGGGTTACGCCCAGACGCTCGAACTTGCTCTCGGGCACGTGGGGATCGTAGGCGACCACATGGAGGCGCAGGCCCTGGGCCCGGTCGGCCACGATCGAGCCGATGCGCCCCAGGCCGACGATGCCGAGCGTCTTGTCCTTGAGTTCGATTCCCAGGAACTTCCGATCCCACGTGCCGGCGCGGGTGCGGGCGTCGCTGCCGGTCAGGCCACGGGCGGCGGCCATCAGGTGCATCAGGGCCAGTTCGGCGGCCGAGACGTTGTTGCTTTCAGGGGCGTTCAGCACGAGCAGGCCGCGCAGGCTGGCGTAGTCGAGGTCGATGTTGTCCACGCCGACGCCGCCGCGTCCGATCACCTTCAGGCGGGGGCCGGCGGCGTCGATGAGTTCCCGGTCGACCTTGGTGCGGCTGCGGGTGATCAGGGCGTCGTACTCGGGCAGCCGGCGCAGCGTCTCGGCACGGTCCATGTTGCCGTGGTAGTCGATCTGGAAGCCGGCGTGCTCGAGGTTGCCGGGATTCATCTCGTCGCAGATCAGCACGCGCAGGGGCGTGGTGGCCGGAGGCGTGCCAGCAGTCGGAGCGGGTGCGGTCATCCCGCCAGGGTAAGCGCCGGTGGTGCCCGGCGCAGGCAGATGGCTAGGGAGACGCCAGAACCCCACCCCACCACGTGAAGGCTTGCACAGTGAGGAGGACTGGACAATTTTTTTAGGCAAGCCTAATATTCACGCATGTCGGTCAGCCTCCCTTCTTCCAGCAGCCTCGACGAACGGATGTCGAACCATGCCTCGGACGTGCTGCACGGCCGCAGCCGTCGCCGTGGCCCCGCCCGCCTCCTGCCCTTTCTCGGGCCGGCCGTCATCGCCTCGATCGCGTACATGGATCCCGGCAACTTCGCCACCAACATCCAGGGCGGGGCCCAGTTCGGCTACTCGCTCCTGTGGGTGATCCTGGCAGCGAACCTGATGGCCATGCTGATCCAGAACCTCAGCGCCAAGGTCGGGATCGCCACCGGGCGCAACCTGCCCGAGCTGATCCGTGACCGCTGGCCGCGCCCCCTGACGCGCTTCTACTGGGTGCAGGCCGAACTCGTGGCCATGGCGACCGACCTGGCCGAGTTCCTGGGTGCGGCCATCGCGATCACGCTCCTGACCGGCCTGCCCCTGTTCTGGGGCGCGGTGATCACGGCGGTCATCACCTTCTGGCTGCTCACCCTGCAACGGCGCGGCTTCCGGCCCCTGGAGATCGCCATCGGGGCATTCGTGCTGATCATCGGCGGCGCGTATCTGGTGCAGTTCATCGTGGCGCATC from Deinococcus sp. AB2017081 encodes the following:
- a CDS encoding amidase family protein, with amino-acid sequence MTSAPESGVVLALDATDLAAALQRGDFTAATATEVYLRRIERLNPSLHAVITVNPQAAADAADLDRLPAEQRGPLHGVPMLIKDNIDVAGLPTTAGSVLMARHVPQHDAPVVARLRAAGAVILGKANLTEWANFMTVGMANGYSSHGGQTVNPWRAGLDTGGSSSGSGVGVAARLCAAAIGTETSGSIVSPAHQNGVVGLKPSMGLVPRTGIVPISASQDTAGPITRSVRDAALLLGVIQGLDDRDPATQAAPTPGTLPGTLAGTVVGVIRDEPHVSPADQTALDAAVAALEAAGATVQDVTFPTRTELGAAGWMLDVLVYEFQRDLNGYLGGVTDGPRSLQAVIDGNDAAADTALRYGQTLLHAAQGTRGDASEAHHHRSRARDLDLSRDRGLDPLFASGVHVVLFPGIHGCPLAAKAGYPSLALPTRPQDGAPAGVLLVGPAGRDHPLLTLGAQLSDELGGVTLPDV
- the serA gene encoding phosphoglycerate dehydrogenase, whose amino-acid sequence is MTAPAPTAGTPPATTPLRVLICDEMNPGNLEHAGFQIDYHGNMDRAETLRRLPEYDALITRSRTKVDRELIDAAGPRLKVIGRGGVGVDNIDLDYASLRGLLVLNAPESNNVSAAELALMHLMAAARGLTGSDARTRAGTWDRKFLGIELKDKTLGIVGLGRIGSIVADRAQGLRLHVVAYDPHVPESKFERLGVTRAATLDELLTQVDFLTVHTPLTEETTGMIGERELALLKKDAIVVNAARGGIVEERALVAALQSGHLFGAGVDVFVEEPPTPDHVFLQAPNLGITAHLGANTREAQERVGAEIVSRVLDALKGDVSKGAVNAPALDAKTMEALGGYLTLGEKLGRILAQLLPGAHDVEVTFRGEFPADPAPVVTSALVGYLSGSTDERPNMINARALARERGLNLAVREQADSPDYQTEVIVKVTSHAGDRDRTRTVGGTVFGKSPRLTRLRDFRVELEPEGYILIASNEDKPGAVAKLSTLLGTWGVNIAGMALGRAQKGGQALFTLTLDDSLSAEQLQAIRELDVIESAYLVRA